In Hirundo rustica isolate bHirRus1 chromosome 4, bHirRus1.pri.v3, whole genome shotgun sequence, a genomic segment contains:
- the ATP6V1E1 gene encoding V-type proton ATPase subunit E 1 yields MALSDADVQKQIKHMMAFIEQEANEKAEEIDAKAEEEFNIEKGRLVQTQRLKIMEYYEKKEKQIEQQKKIQMSNLMNQARLKVLKARDDLIADLLNEAKQRLAKVVKDTARYQTLLDGLVLQGFYQLLEPKLVVRCRKQDLPMVKTAVQKSIPIYKNAIKRDVDVHIDQDSFLPEDIAGGVEIYNSDGKIKVSNTLESRLDLVAQQMMPEIRVALFGANANRKFLD; encoded by the exons ATGGCGCTCAGCGATGCCGACGTGCAGAAGCAG ATCAAGCACATGATGGCTTTCATAGAGCAGGAAGCCAATGAAAAGGCTGAAGAAATAGATGCAAAG GCAGAAGAAGAATTCAACATTGAGAAGGGTCGCCTTGTTCAGACACAGAGGCTGAAAATCATGGAGTATTatgaaaagaaggagaagcaaattgaacagcaaaagaaaat TCAGATGTCCAACCTGATGAATCAAGCACGGCTGAAGGTCCTCAAGGCAAGGGATGACCTTATTGCA GATTTGCTGAATGAGGCCAAGCAGAGACTTGCCAAGGTGGTGAAGGATACTGCCAGGTACCAGACACTGCTGGATGGACTAGTTCTACAG GGATTCTACCAGCTGCTTGAGCCCAAATTAGTTGTTCGGTGCAGGAAGCAGGATCTCCCCATGGTGAAG ACTGCTGTACAGAAGAGCATTCCCATCTACAAAAATGCCATAAAAAGGGATGTGGACGTTCACATCGACCAAGACAGCTTCCTGCCAGAAGATAT TGCTGGAGGTGTTGAAATCTACAACAGTGATGGTAAAATTAAAGTTTCCAATACCCTGGAAAGCCGACTGGACCTCGTAGCCCAGCAG ATGATGCCAGAAATCAGAGTGGCTCTCTTTGGTGCTAATGCCAACAGGAAGTTTTTGGACTAA
- the LOC120751725 gene encoding uncharacterized protein LOC120751725, translating to MQLNPADSTQPAHEPSPYNLPQHVTKMLQGSSPWGPSTPAGEKIALPGDSSFQGSILALRRCSFRRGAARQSSSPGPQRFTAGPGAVSPVRHGPSRAPLGPYLLLHVGIAERHGGGGDSDGDSDGDSGGDSGSRRPQETRPVPSVAASGIRSGSCHRRGGAGTRPTHRAAGPMGKLRVCDVTPPYMARRACVTVTRSRELRLARRDLACKALRWLCVGSALRCPWRDKPRDAGSSRTRGAEGRP from the coding sequence ATGCAATTAAACCCTGCGGACAGCACACAGCCTGCCCACGAACCCTCTCCTTATAATCTGCCGCAACACGTCACCAAAATGCTCCAAGGAAGTTCCCCCTGGGGCCCATCCACCCCGGCAGGGGAAAAAATCGCTTTGCCGGGAGACTCCTCTTTCCAAGGCAGCATCCTTGCCCTCCGCCGATGTTCCTTTCGCAGGGGAGCGGCgcggcagagcagcagccccgggcCGCAGCGCTTCACCGCGGGCCCCGGCGCGGTCAGTCCGGTTCGCCACGGCCCTTCGCGGGCTCCGCTCGGGCCCTACCTGCTTCTGCACGTCGGCATCGCTGAGCGCCATGGCGGCGGCGGTGACAGTGACGGTGACAGCGACGGCGACAGCGGTGGTGACAGCGGCAGCCGCAGGCCCCAGGAGACGCGCCCGGTGCCGTCGGTGGCCGCGAGCGGAATCAGATCCGGTTCGTGTCAccgccggggcggggccggcacACGCCCCACCCACCGCGCGGCCGGACCTATGGGAAAGCTGCGAGTGTGTGACGTCACGCCGCCATATATGGCGAGGCGAGCGTGCGTCACTGTCACACGTTCACGGGAACTGCGGCTGGCGCGAAGGGACCTCGCGTGTAAGGCCCTCAGGTGGCTTTGTGTTGGCAGTGCCCTGCGCTGCCCGTGGCGGGACAAGCCGAGGGACGCAGGGAGCAGCCGGACAAGGGGAGCGGAAGGGCGGCCTTGA